The genome window TGAGTATAATAGGTTTTTTTTTGCGTAAAAAATAGAGAATTTATCGTGTCTTTATTATTTTGAGACGTTTCTTGTATTAAGAAGAAAGTTTTGTTATTTATCCAATTCTGCGTCAGCACGAGCGAAACAGGCTATCAGTATGGTTATTTTTATGCTAAAAGTATCAGGAATTGTCTCAGGTATCCATGCTTTGTTTAGGCCTCATGCCTACACGACAAGCTAAGAATAGAGGCCAACCATTAATCAGTTTCGTTATTTTTATGCGCGTCTGCTCAATCATGGAAAGAATAGAAAACGTGTTTAATAACGAAGGCGATAACGACAGATATTAATAACAATCAGACCAAAACATTACGCCCGTTCTACAACGGCGCGTAACGAATTAATTTATGTGCTTACTCATCGAAAATGATTCAAGGAGTGAAGAAATGACGAAAACGATCGCCCGGCCTTTACGGGTAGCGTTACTGGACGATCATCCTATGATTCGCACGGCATTTGAGATCTGTATAAACGCCGAGCCGGATATGATGTTGATCAAGGCTTTTGGCTCCAGTCAGCAACTGTTTACCGAACTGCCGGATTTACAGCTTGATGTATTAGTACTTGATTTCTTATTAGGCGAAAAAGAACTGGATGGCCTTGCCCTGGTCAAGCAGTTACGTAATCACTTTCCACGCTTAAATATTCTTATTTCTTCAGCGATGGAAAGTCCGGCGGTCGTAAAAATGGTGCTTAACGCAGGCGTGAAAGGCTTTATTGGTAAAAGCCAGGATAGGGGTGAAATGATTCAGGCGATTCGGCAGGTCGGCTACGGGCGTAACTGGCTGTCACGCGATATGGCTTATGAGATTGAAGATTTATATGTGATCCACGAGGAGCTGAGAAACCCGCTGGCAGGGAATAATCAAAAAGGCAGCCTGTATGAAAAGGTA of Pantoea alhagi contains these proteins:
- a CDS encoding response regulator transcription factor, which gives rise to MTKTIARPLRVALLDDHPMIRTAFEICINAEPDMMLIKAFGSSQQLFTELPDLQLDVLVLDFLLGEKELDGLALVKQLRNHFPRLNILISSAMESPAVVKMVLNAGVKGFIGKSQDRGEMIQAIRQVGYGRNWLSRDMAYEIEDLYVIHEELRNPLAGNNQKGSLYEKVKLLSPREVEVIRCFLNGMSVSQIAIKFKRSRKTVSGQKQSALRKLGLRSDSELFKYSSDLLSRS